A single Anabas testudineus chromosome 10, fAnaTes1.2, whole genome shotgun sequence DNA region contains:
- the LOC113160703 gene encoding E3 ubiquitin-protein ligase RNF38-like has translation MDPPRTRSRSRSGFYHFGMNGGVGSNGGGNAVGNGGLMNASGGLSYSQQSNPGWAPHHGGRSYPESQQQHAQGSYLSAGAQRHSSHGAHRHPGAGGVLHFHPDNVCSEDRDKMEDSPSPKRQRLSQQSMLDLNSGPPSTPSSPIRPWELPPSRRQHPHFMPERCHTPVRNRRSPPMRRQRGRRDRLTRHHHHAHNNHHHYNGNGNHHHHHPNAHHHHHHHLHSHHGPSPGHQDENYRHPAPPQGYPPYSQQPPRGPGPGPGSEERPGYHPPNPSPRPLHQSPNLSPRLLHPAAHPQHPHPSQQQSSMVLDLHEQGSAPVSYPVSPPGPPPGLPPRSAPQQIPACSVVFSGQHYPVCSVPPPVLQTCSVQHLPMPYPFPSLLSSDPAFLLPPPHLPHPPAHLSHHPPHLPQPGQFGPYPTQQARSPLQRIENDVELLGEHLSLGAGLHYPPTTHPALTPHSTQLHFLSHDPLPQEFFGVSYPNFIPRRLPGRRYRSQQPLPPSPYHPSLLPYFLSMLPVQPTGPAISLELDVDDGEVENYEALLNLAERLGEAKLRGLTKGDIEQLPSYRFNPNNHQSEQTLCVVCMSDFESRQLLRVLPCSHEFHGKCVDKWLRANRTCPICRADASEVQRDSE, from the exons ATGGACCCCCCGAGGACTCGATCGCGGTCTCGGTCTGGCTTCTATCATTTCGGTATGAACGGCGGTGTTGGAAGCAACGGAGGCGGTAACGCGGTCGGGAACGGAGGCTTGATGAACGCCAGCGGAGGCTTGAGCTACTCGCAGCAGAGCAACCCCGGCTGGGCGCCACACCACGGTGGTCGCAGCTACCCGGAgagccagcagcagcatgcCCAGGGGAGCTACCTGTCCGCAGGGGCGCAGCGCCACTCCTCGCACGGAGCTCACAGACACCCTGGGGCCG GAGGAGTGCTACATTTTCATCCAGATAATGTGTGCAGCGAGGATCGGGACAAA ATGGAAGACAGCCCAAGCCCAAAAAGGCAGCGTCTTTCCCAGCAGTCCATGTTGGATCTGAACTCTGGTCCTCCTTCTACTCCTTCGTCTCCCATTCGTCCGTGGGAGCTGCCTCCCAGCCGGAGGCAACACCCGCACTTCATGCCAGAGAGATGCCACACGCCTGTTCGTAACCGCCGCAG CCCTCCAATGAGACGCCAGCGTGGTCGGAGAGACCGTCTGAcccgccaccaccaccacgcccacaacaaccaccaccactacAACGGCAATGGcaaccaccaccatcaccacccaAATGcacaccaccatcaccaccaccacctccactcTCACCATGGCCCGTCGCCAGGCCACCAGGATGAGAACTATCGCCACCCAGCTCCTCCTCAGGGCTACCCACCTTACAGCCAGCAACCTCCCAGAGGGCCTGGGCCTGGTCCTGGGTCTGAAGAACGTCCAGGTTACCATCCGCCAAACCCCTCCCCGAGGCCTCTCCATCAGTCCCCTAACCTTTCTCCACGGCTGCTGCACCCTGCAGCTCACCCACAACACCCACACCCTTCCCAGCAACAGAGCAGTATGGTGCTGGATCTCCATGAGCAG GGATCAGCTCCAGTATCATATCCTGTGTCTCCTCCGGGGCCACCACCCGGCCTGCCGCCTCGCTCTGCCCCTCAGCAAATCCCAGCATGCTCAGTGGTTTTCAGTGGACAGCACTATCCAGTCTGCAGCGTTCCTCCCcct GTCCTTCAGACATGTTCAGTGCAACACTTACCCATGCCGTACCCGTTCCCATCACTGCTGTCCAGTGACCCAGCCTTCCTGCTTCCCCCTCCTCACCTCCCCCATCCCCCAGCACATCTTTCCCATCACCCACCTCACTTGCCTCAGCCTGGACAGTTTGGACCTTATCCAACACAGCAGGCCCGATCT CCATTACAGCGGATAGAGAATGACGTGGAGCTGCTTGGAGAACACCTGTCTTTGGGTGCAGGGCTCCACTATCCCCCGACCACCCACCCTGCCCTAACCCCACACTCCACACAGCTTCACTTTCTCTCCCATGACCCCCTGCCACAGGAGTTCTTTGGAGTG TCCTATCCAAACTTTATCCCTCGACGTCTCCCGGGGCGACGGTACCGCTCACAACAGCCACTGCCACCTTCGCCTTACCACCCCAGCCTCCTGCCTTACTTCCT ATCAATGCTGCCAGTCCAGCCTACAGGTCCAGCCATCAGTCTAGAGCTTGATGTAGACGATGGAGAAGTGGAAAATTACGAG GCCCTTCTGAACCTGGCTGAGCGCCTGGGAGAGGCCAAACTTCGAGGGCTGACCAAGGGAGACATTGAACAGCTTCCTTCCTATCGGTTTAATCCAAATAACCATCAGTCCGAACAAACACT GTGTGTGGTGTGCATGAGTGATTTTGAGTCACGCCAACTGCTGCGAGTCCTGCCCTGCAGCCATGAGTTCCATGGGAAGTGTGTCGACAAATGGCTAAGG GCCAACCGGACATGTCCCATATGTAGGGCCGACGCCTCAGAGGTCCAAAGAGACTCGGAGTGA